The stretch of DNA TATGAGGATCAACGCCTTCAAGTTTTTTTGCGAGTTCCTCAATTGTAGGTGCCGTAACCTTTGTTACTTGTCGAATTCGATACTCATCGCGTAACAAGTGGCAAACTTTTTGATCAAATATTTGCCAAGCAAATTGCCCCGGTTGATTTAAAATCTCACGGCCATACTTGGCATACGTGTAATTTCGAAAATCTGCACCTTCGTCAATAAATCGCTCACCCAATGCATTTACCATGATGCCGAAGGGGTAGCTATGTTTTTGAAAACCGTCTCCAACAACAAGATCACCAAACTCCGGTGCATTGCGATCCCAACCCACTGCGTGACATCCCGAAAAATGTCCGTAAGGACGTGCACCAATTTTTAGCGCCATTTGAAGCGCATCCCCCGTATTGAATCGCGTACCGCGAACCTTTGCAAACTCCCATCCAGGACCGAGATACCTTGTACGCATTTCAAGGTTCGATTGAAATCCGCCCGCTGCAAGAACAACCGATTTTGCGATAATTTCCATTGATTTTCCGTTCCACAACAAGCGAACCCCGCGAACGCCATCGTCATCACAAAGCAATTCAAATGCGCGCGCGTGATACAACACACCTATCCCCTCGCGCTCTGCCGCCTCGTGAAGTGCCTGAACAAGCCCAGGTCCTCCCCCCACAGCTTCAATCGTAAGTCCGCCCCAAAATGTGAACTTGCCATTGACCTTAAATGCCTGACGTCCATAAATTGGCGCAAAGCGAACATTGTGTTTACGCAACCACCTCAGCGTGTCAAAGCTTTGGCTTGCAAGGATGCTGGCGAGTTCCGGATCTGTGCGATCTTGTGTCACTCGACAAAGATCATCAAAGTATTGTTCTTCGTCGTACGATCCAAAATCCGTGTTTACCATTTCCTCTTCCGTCAAATCAGGAACCAGTTGAAGAAGATCCTCAATCCCTCGGTACGCGACACGAATGGCTCCTGCTGTAAACGTGCTATTTCCACCGCGCTCTTTTTTCGAAGACTTCTCAAGAACAAGTACTTGCGCACCTTGTTCTCTTGCTGCGAGTGCGGCACACATAGCGGCATTCCCTGCGCCTATAACCAGAACATCTGTTTCCACAGTTGGACTTCCCTCCAAACCGACAATCTACAAAAAAGTATAGTGTCATTGCAGAAATAAAAATAATATTCGTTTTTTATTGCCGCATATAAACATATTCTATGGATAGGGCGGTGAAAACATGGATGAAAAAGATTGGCGATTGATCGAAATGCTCTCAATTGAAAAAAGTATTACAGGGGCGGCTCAACGACTCTACGTTACACAACCATCGTTAACGTATCGGATCCAGCAAATTGAGCAAATGTTTGGAACGAAAATTTTAATTCGAAGGAAAACAGGAATAGAATTTACGGCGGAAGGGGAATTGATCGCATGCTATGCGAGACAGTCCCTTCGCGAATTACAAAAAATAATAGATCGCGTTGCAAATACTGGAAGCAATGTGCGCGGAATTCTTCGTTTAGGTGTATCGAGTATTTTTGCACATTATCGTTTACCTGAGCTTCTTAAAGTTTTTCTTCAACATTATCCAGATGTTGAAATTAACGTAAAGACCGGTTGGTCAA from Ferroacidibacillus organovorans encodes:
- the tcuA gene encoding FAD-dependent tricarballylate dehydrogenase TcuA, translated to METDVLVIGAGNAAMCAALAAREQGAQVLVLEKSSKKERGGNSTFTAGAIRVAYRGIEDLLQLVPDLTEEEMVNTDFGSYDEEQYFDDLCRVTQDRTDPELASILASQSFDTLRWLRKHNVRFAPIYGRQAFKVNGKFTFWGGLTIEAVGGGPGLVQALHEAAEREGIGVLYHARAFELLCDDDGVRGVRLLWNGKSMEIIAKSVVLAAGGFQSNLEMRTRYLGPGWEFAKVRGTRFNTGDALQMALKIGARPYGHFSGCHAVGWDRNAPEFGDLVVGDGFQKHSYPFGIMVNALGERFIDEGADFRNYTYAKYGREILNQPGQFAWQIFDQKVCHLLRDEYRIRQVTKVTAPTIEELAKKLEGVDPHKFLVTVKQFNQSIRTEIPFNPNVKDRRCTVGLSIPKSNWANPLDQGPYEAYAVTCGITFTFGGLKINGHGEVLDGDEKPIHGLFAAGEIVGGLFYFNYPGGSGLAAGAVFGKRAGERAGRLAVMKS